One genomic segment of Hordeum vulgare subsp. vulgare chromosome 2H, MorexV3_pseudomolecules_assembly, whole genome shotgun sequence includes these proteins:
- the LOC123425516 gene encoding uncharacterized protein LOC123425516 — MGSLAGGVVARRLRFLCLHGFRTSGEIMLKQVVGNWPDEVTARFDLVFADAPFPAEGKSDVDDIFDPPYYEWFQFDKVLHPPPSPLPPVFYYEWSVIQI, encoded by the coding sequence atgggcagcctcgccggcggggTGGTGGCCAGGAGGCTACGGTTCTTGTGCCTACACGGGTTCCGGACCAGCGGTGAAATCATGCTGAAGCAGGTGGTGGGGAATTGGCCCGACGAGGTCACGGCGCGCTTCGACCTCGTCTTCGCCGACGCTCCCTTCCCCGCCGAGGGCAAGTCAGACGTCGACGACATCTTCGACCCGCCCTACTACGAGTGGTTCCAGTTCGACAAGGTCCTCCACCCTCCACCTTCCCCCCTTCCTCCCGTATTCTACTACGAGTGGTCTGTTATTCAAATTTGA